The Rubidibacter lacunae KORDI 51-2 DNA window CGATGTTTCTTGAATGGGGGCGCCGTCTCGCAATCTGAGAATGTTGGAAACGGCAACGCGATCGCCGGCTTCCAAACCGCTCACGACTTGAAAAGAGTCGCCCTGAACGTCACCAAGTTCCACGAGCTTTTGGACGACAACGGGTTGCCCCTCCGCCTCTTCGGCGACGAATGCAAACGAGCGCCCGCTGATCCTTGTGATGGCAATGGTCGGAACGAGCAAGCCGGGTCCGGTTTCCCAAATGATCCGCGCCTGAACGTATTGTCCGTCGCGTAGTTTGCCATCGGTGCCGGGAAAGAAGCGGGCTTTGGTCAGGATGAGCTGGGAATCGCTGTTTACAGTGGGAGCAATGAAATTAATAATCCCTTCACCGATCTGCTTGTTCGAAGCTGGGTCGTACAGTTCCACGATCAGCCCTTCGCGCAGCTGACCCGAACGGTTGGAGGGCACCTGAATGCGGAGGTCGAGGGCGCGGTTTTCGGCAACCGTGACTACGGCATCCCCAACGTTCAGAAAGTCGCCGACTTTAACGAGGATGTCGTCGAGGATGCCAGAAATCGGAGCGGTGACCGTTTTAAACCCTAAGGTGATGCGCTGGGTTTCCACATCGGCTTCAGCACGCCGTACGCCGGCCTCGGCTTGAGCGATCTGAGCTCTGGCAGCCTCTACGCGATCGGCGGCGGCGGCGAGAGAGTTGGTAGCCTCGTCGAGTTCCTGACTGGCTTGGTCGTAGCGAATCTCCCCGATCGCGCCTTGCTCGACGAGGAATTCGGCGCGCGCGAAATTAACTTCCTTGAGCTCGAGATTTGACGCGGCAGTCGCGAGCTCGGCTTCGGAAACGCGCAACTCCTGACGGGCCGTATCGAGCACGGCTTCGGCACTGGCACGTTGAGCGATCGCTGCATCGAGCTGCGTGGCAGTTTGATCGGGCTCGATTTCCAAGAGCACCGTTCCCGGCTGAACGGATTGCCCATCTTGGACCGTGACTTTGACAATGCGACCTTGAATCTCGGACCTAACAACGGCAAGCTCGGTGGCTTCAAGGTTGCCGACGAAACGCGAGCTCGTTTCAATGGTGCCGGAAGAGACCGCCGCTAACGTGACCCTAACCGGAGGCGGGGCGCTAGCCTTAGGCTCGCTGCTACAAGCGGCACTCAGGACAATAGCGGACAAGGCTGCCCCGATCGCAAACGGACGCAGCGACAGACGGAGAACGGTGCGGCGAACTGAGTTCATGGCTGACAGCTCGATCGAAGCTGTGGCAAACACAGGTAATAGATGTCGATCGCAACTCATTTCAGCGTCAGGATAGTGCGATCGCCTATATGGTACATGACTCTTTTAGTCTAGTGGGCATCTGTAAAAATAAGGATTCAGCCGCGAGCCTAGCCAGTATCAACGGCAACATTTCCAAGTAAATAACTGCTTGGGGAGTGTCAAGTTATTTTTATATGTAAGTGAATCTCAGTTGGTGAAGAATCTGAGATACTCGATGGCAAATCGCGCTAGCGCCGACTTCCTTTATACCAACGGCATCGTCTAGTTCTCGGCAATTTTCGCCAGCCCTAGGTAGAGCATCTTAAAGACCGCTTTTTCTGAAAAAAGCGACCCCTTGGTCTTCAATATCTTCCCCAATAATTACTTCGGCAATTCAATCGTGTTGGTCGTGTCAATCACTCGCCGGATTTCCTGCGGGAAATTGAAGTAGGGGATAACTTGCTCCTAGTGTCGAAACCCGATCGCGCTGATGGTTGGGTAGGTGGCTTCCGATTGCTAGGCAAATTCCGCTCGCGCATCCTCGGCGATAGACTGAAGTCTATTCATACGTTTCAGAGCTCCTGTCCGTTTTATGCCCCCGTCAAAGGGTCGCTCCTTCAATATCAGCATTCCCGAGGCCTTGTAGAAGGTCGTATTGCGACTTCAACCCGATCGGGGACCCTCAGATATCGACCGGAACACGATCGCGTTTGCCGTCCTGCTTGTCAACGACGACTCGGTAGCCGATCGGAATTGGCGCAACGCGGTCATTCCAATTAACGACGAGCTAACGGGTGATTCCACCGCTCGGTAGCTGTCCGCGTGCGACCGTTACTTTGCCTTGCCACTTCGGAAATGGACGCCATCTCTCCGCGATCGGGACGCGGTAACGGGCGTGCGGGCTCGGAAAATCGTGTTTCAATGGGCAGGAGACCCGACCTGCGACACCCGAGAGGCACCTGAAAACATGCATTTGCAGCGCGCGAGCGGTATCCTGCTTCATCCGACTTCCCTCCCCAGCCGTTACGGAATCGGCGACCTCGGTCCAGAAGCCTATCGCTTTGTCGATTTCCTTGCCGGGAGCGGTCAGCAGCTATGGCAGGTCCTGCCGTTAGGTCCCACGGGTTATGGAAATTCGCCGTATCTGTCGTATTCGGCGCTAGCGGGCAATCCGTTGTTGATCAGTCCCGATATCCTGCGCCAAGAGGGCTTGCTTGAAGACAAGGATCTCGAAGGCATCCCCGACTTCCCCAGCGATCGCGTAGACTTCGATCGCGTCTATCAAACCAAGTTTCCGCTCTTCCACCGGGCGTTTCAAGCGTTCAAGACGGCTGAAAAAGCAACCGTGCATGCCGGCGAGAACGATAACGATGGCGATAACGAAGGCGAAGACGATACCTACCAGGTCTTTTGCGATCGCCACGCGCATTGGCTCGACGACTTTGCCTTATTCATGGCGATTAAAGATGCCTACGGCGGCAAAGGCTGGCATCGATGGGACGAGGCGATCGCTCGGCGCGAGCCAGAAGCCCTTGCGGATTGGCGCGGGCGGCTGTCGGAAGAGGTGGGCTTCCACAAATACCTACAGTTCGAGTTCTATCGGCAGTGGCAGAACCTCAAGACCTACGCCAACGAGCGCAGCATCTACATCCTCGGCGACATCCCGATTTACGTCGCCCACGACAGCATGGCCGTCTGGGCACACCAGGATATCTTCCACCTCGACGAGGAAACCCTCGAACCCGCGCTGATGGCTGGCGTCCCGCCCGATTACTTCAGCAAAACGGGCCAGCTCTGGGGCAATCCGGTCTACAACTGGGAGCAAATTCAACTCAATCACTTCAAGTGGTGGCTCAGCCGGTTTGAAGGCACTCTCGATTACGTCGATATCATCCGTATCGATCACTTCCGCGGCTTTGAAGCCTTCTGGGCAGTGGAGAAAGGCGAGCCCGACGCGCGGAACGGACGCTGGATCGAAGCACCGGGGGAAGAGTTCTTCACGCTACTGAACGAACAGCTCGGCGACTTGCCGATTGTGGCGGAAGACTTGGGCATCATCACACCCGAGGTAGAAGCCCTGCGCGATCGCTTCAGCTTCCCGGGTATGAAGATCTTGCACTTTGCCTTCGGCTCGGACCCGGGCAATCCGTATTTGCCGTTTAATTACAACAACCGTAACTGCATCGTTTACACGGGCACTCACGACAACGACACGACTATCGGCTGGTTCTCGCAGCTGAGCGATTGGGAGCGCGGTCGCGTCGAAGCGCATCTCGGCTGCATTGTTCCTGAAGGCATTCAGTGGAGCTTGATCCGGATGGCGTTGAGTTCGGTGGCGGATTTGGCGATCGTGCCGCTACAGGACGTACTCGGGCTGGGTAGTGATGCGCGCATGAACACGCCTAGTTGCCCGGAAGGGAACTGGTACTGGCGTTACGCCGAAGCCGACCTCACCGACGAGCTACGCGATCGCCTCCGCGATCTGACCGTCATGTTCGGTCGCGCGCCCGCTCATTGGGACTAACTGGCTCGCCGGTAAACGCGGTGGAGCTGCGCTAGATTCGGGGTCGGGGCTTAAAATCGGGTGGCGCTCGCACTCCCGGTCTAACTGGCTCGTGCGATCGCTGCCCCATCTGACACCATCGGTCTAGCTTGCTCGTCCTCCTTTCGCCGACCTCGGCGCGCCCAACAGCCATGCC harbors:
- the malQ gene encoding 4-alpha-glucanotransferase, whose product is MPLRKWTPSLRDRDAVTGVRARKIVFQWAGDPTCDTREAPENMHLQRASGILLHPTSLPSRYGIGDLGPEAYRFVDFLAGSGQQLWQVLPLGPTGYGNSPYLSYSALAGNPLLISPDILRQEGLLEDKDLEGIPDFPSDRVDFDRVYQTKFPLFHRAFQAFKTAEKATVHAGENDNDGDNEGEDDTYQVFCDRHAHWLDDFALFMAIKDAYGGKGWHRWDEAIARREPEALADWRGRLSEEVGFHKYLQFEFYRQWQNLKTYANERSIYILGDIPIYVAHDSMAVWAHQDIFHLDEETLEPALMAGVPPDYFSKTGQLWGNPVYNWEQIQLNHFKWWLSRFEGTLDYVDIIRIDHFRGFEAFWAVEKGEPDARNGRWIEAPGEEFFTLLNEQLGDLPIVAEDLGIITPEVEALRDRFSFPGMKILHFAFGSDPGNPYLPFNYNNRNCIVYTGTHDNDTTIGWFSQLSDWERGRVEAHLGCIVPEGIQWSLIRMALSSVADLAIVPLQDVLGLGSDARMNTPSCPEGNWYWRYAEADLTDELRDRLRDLTVMFGRAPAHWD
- a CDS encoding efflux RND transporter periplasmic adaptor subunit; this translates as MNSVRRTVLRLSLRPFAIGAALSAIVLSAACSSEPKASAPPPVRVTLAAVSSGTIETSSRFVGNLEATELAVVRSEIQGRIVKVTVQDGQSVQPGTVLLEIEPDQTATQLDAAIAQRASAEAVLDTARQELRVSEAELATAASNLELKEVNFARAEFLVEQGAIGEIRYDQASQELDEATNSLAAAADRVEAARAQIAQAEAGVRRAEADVETQRITLGFKTVTAPISGILDDILVKVGDFLNVGDAVVTVAENRALDLRIQVPSNRSGQLREGLIVELYDPASNKQIGEGIINFIAPTVNSDSQLILTKARFFPGTDGKLRDGQYVQARIIWETGPGLLVPTIAITRISGRSFAFVAEEAEGQPVVVQKLVELGDVQGDSFQVVSGLEAGDRVAVSNILRLRDGAPIQETSAQEAGSQTQSPAASQTES